The genomic interval TCTCTGGACCGAACTGCACGTGTACCAGGATGAAGCGCCGACCGATGAGACGGGCATTGCGGCGAAAGAGCTTGCGCACCTGCTCGGGACGGGCATCGGTGGCTACATCGTAGTCTTTGGGCTCACGTCCCAGCAGAAGATCACGGACGCTGCCCCCTACGAGGTAGGCCTGATGTCCGGCCTGGTGCAGGGTATTGAGCACCTGCAAGGCGCCGCTGCTGATCTGCCGGCGCGACAGACAGTGTTCCTCCCGAGGAATGCGCCGTGCCCCCACAGGCACCGCTGGGGCAACTACCATTGTTCCCTCGGGATCGGGTTGCGGTGTCTCGATCGCCGATTGCAGGACCTCGTCCGTGAAGCGTTTCAAGGAAACCAAGGATCTTCTCGTTTGGATGCGGAGCGAATGGGCGCTAGTCTAACCGAAAAACTGGCTACAGTGCAGCCAAAATTGCGGACGATGGCCAACGGCCTCGGGTTCACGGGTGACTGGTCAGGAACGCGCACTTGCGGTTATCATTGGCTCTGCCTTCATGAAATGGGGCTGGGCGGTTTTCCCGGCCCCTTTTTGCTTTGATGGACGATACCTATGCAGCTGATTGGCGAAGCCTTGACCTTTGACGATGTCCTGTTGGTGCCGGCACATTCCGCCGTCTTGCCGCGCGAGGTGGCCATCGGTACGCGCCTCAGTCGGCACCTTAGCCTCAATGTTCCGCTGGTCTCTGCGGCCATGGATACGGTGACCGACGCCGCCATGGCTATCTGCATGGCGCAGGAGGGCGGGATCGGCATCATCCACAAGAACATGACCGCAGAAGAGCAGGCCGCCGCCGTGCGCCGGGTCAAAAAATTTGAAGCCGGGGTCATCAAGGACCCCATCACCACCAAGGCCGATGTCAGCATCCGCGAGGTGCTGCTGCTCATGGCGCAGCACGGTATTTCCGGGGTGCCGGTGGTGGACGGCAATCGGCTCGAGGGCATCGTCACGCACCGCGACCTGCGCTTTGAAACGCGCATGGAGGCGCCGGTACGCAGCGTCATGACGCCGCGCGAACGCCTGGTAACGGTGCCCGAAGGAACCAGCCTCGAGGCGACGAAGGCGCTGTTGCACCAGCATCGCATCGAAAAGATCCTCGTCGTCAACGACCAATTCGAATTACGCGGCCTCATTACCGTCAAGGATATTCGCAAGGCGACGGAACATCCTCTGGCCTGCCGCGATAGTCAAGGGCGCCTGCTGGTTGGTGCCGCCGTCGGCGTAGGGGCGGGCACCGAGGAGCGCGTGCGGGCGCTGGTGGCGGCGGGTGTGGATGTCCTCGTCGTGGACACGGCCCACGGCCACAGCCAGGGCGTTCTCGATCGGGTGCGTTGGATCAAGGAACAATTTCCCGGGGTGGACGTCATCGGCGGCAATATCGCCACCGCCGAGGCTGCCCTGGATTTGGTCGCGGCGGGAGCCGATGGGGTCAAGGTCGGAATCGGTCCGGGTTCCATCTGCACCACGCGCATCGTCGCTGGTGTCGGCGTACCTCAGATCACGGCCATCAGCGATGTCGCCAAGGCCCTGGCGGACAGCGACGTGCCCCTCATTGCCGACGGTGGCGTGCGCTTTTCCGGTGACTTCGCCAAGGCCCTGGCGGCGGGCGCGCACAGCGTCATGGTGGGCGGCCTGCTGGCGGGCACGGACGAGGCCCCCGGCGAGATCGAGCTGTATCAAGGGCGCTCCTTCAAGGCCTATCGCGGCATGGGTTCGCTGGGGGCCATGCAGCAGGGCTCGGCGGATCGCTACTTTCAGGAAAACAGCGCCAATCCCGAGGGTCCGAAACTTGTCCCCGAAGGTGTGGAGGGCAGGGTGCCGTACAAGGGTCCGGCGGCGGGCGTCATTCACCAGCTCCTGGGCGGACTGCGGGCCAGTATGGGATACCTGGGTGCCGCGGATCTCCAGACCCTGCGGCAGAAGGCGCGCTTCATCAAGATCACCCAGGCGGGCGTGCGGGAAAGCCACGTGCACGATGTCCACATCACCAAAGAAGCACCCAACTACCGGGTGGAGTGAATCCCCTACATGTCTGAACGCATCCTGATCCTGGATTTCGGCTCGCAGTTCACCCAACTCATCGCTCGGCGTATTCGCGAAGCGCAGGTGTACTGCGAGATCCACCCCTACAACCTGAGTCTGGCAGCCATCCGCGCCTGGCAGCCCAGTGGCATCGTTCTCTCGGGTGGCCCCAGTTCCGTGGCCGATGCCGATGCGCCGCTGGTGGATGCCGAACTCTTCGCCCTGGGCGTCCCGGTGCTGGGCATCTGCTATGGTTTACAACTCATGACCCACCTGCTGGGTGGGCGAGTGGCCAAGTCGGATCATCGTGAGTACGGACGCGCGCGCCTGGAGATCCTGGAGGCGGAGGGTCCCTTCCAATCCCTGGTTGCGGGAGGTACGGAAGAGGTATGGATGAGTCACGGTGACCGCATCGAGACCCTGCCCGAGGGATTCGTCGCCATCGGCCGCAGTCCCGGGTCGCCCCTCGCCGCCATCGCCCACCGGCAGCGTCGGCTCTTTGGCGTGCAGTTTCACCTGGAGGTTGCCCATACGCCCGCCGGTGCGCAAATGTTGACGGATTTCGTCCGCGGTGTCTGCGGCTGCAACGGCCAGTGGACCATGCACTCCTACTCCGAGTCCGCCATCGCCGCCGTTCGCGCTCAGGTGGGGCAGGGCCGGGTGATATCCGCCCTCTCCGGGGGAGTCGACTCCGCCGTCGCTTCGATACTGGTGCATCGTGCCGTGGGGGAACAGCTGCACTGCATCTTTGTGGACAATGGCCTGTTGCGCTTTGGTGAGGTGGAGCAGGTCAGTCAGGTCTTTCGCCAATACTTCCACATCCCCCTGCACGTCGTGGATGCCCGCGCGCGTTTTCTCGACGCCTTGGCGGGGGTAACGGATCCCGAGCGCAAGCGCAAGATCATCGGTAATCTTTTCATCGAGGTCTTCGATGAGGAGGCCAAGGCCCTGGGCGGTGCCGACTTCCTGGTTCAGGGCACGCTCTATCCCGATGTCATCGAATCCGTCTCCTTCAAGGGACCAAGCGCCACCATCAAGTCCCACCACAATGTTGGGGGACTCCCGGAACGCATGCGTCTGCAGTTGGTAGAGCCCTTGCGCGAGCTCTTCAAGGACGAGGTTCGTGAGTTGGGACGAGAGCTGGGGATGCCCGAGGAAATCGTCCGGCGCCAGCCCTTCCCGGGCCCCGGGCTTGCCATTCGCTGCCTGGGCGAGGTCACCGGGCCGCGCCTGGACGTCCTGCGGCGCGCCGATCGTATCGTTCAGGAAGAAATCCGGGAGGCTGGCTACTACGACCGCGTCTGGCAGGCCTTTGCCGTACTCCTTCCCGTCCGCAGCGTTGGGGTGATGGGCGATGGCCGCACTTATGAAGAGACTCTGGCCATCCGCGCCGTCGAGTCCAGCGACGGCATGACCGCCGACTGGGCACACCTGCCCCACGAACTTTTGGCCCGAATGTCCACGCGTATCATCAACGAAGTCGCGGGCGTCAATCGCGTTGTCTACGATATCTCCAGCAAACCGCCGGCGACCATCGAGTGGGAGTGATCTCCGCGCAGTCGATAGGGTAAATCCCCACGGGTGATCCTGCTCCAGATGCGGGCTACGTCCATGTCAACCACAAGCACGTTGTTTCAGAATATCCATATCCAGAATGCGTAGGTGTCGGCCTTCAATGGCAATGATCCCCGCCTCCCGTAGTCGTCGCAGTACCCGGGACAGGGTTTCGGGCGTGATCCCGATGCGTCCGGCAATGGTTGCCTTCTTGGCCGGCAAGGTGACCCACCCCGGTCTGGCCTCCGCAGTCTGCCCCAACTCCAGCAAATAATTGGCCACCCGGGCGTCTGCGGACTGGACACTGAACTGGCGCAACTCCTTTACCAAAAAGTGTAAACGCATGCTGAGCTGGGCAAGGATGCGGCGCATGAGTTGGGGATTGGCGTCCAGGGTGGCCACCACCGGCGCAAAAGGGATCCGCAATACCCGTACTGCCCCGCTGCAGCGCGCGCTGACTGGGTAGCGACCGCCCATGAAGGCCACCCCTTCGGCAAAGAGATCCCCAGCCTGCATGATTTCGACGACTTTTTCCTTGCCCTCGGCACTGCTGCTGACGAGTTCCACCACGCCCGATTCGAGCCAGAAAAAGTCCGCCGCAGGGCTCTGCTCCACAAAAAGCAGCGCTCCATCCTCCCAATTCTCCATGTGGGTAGATGGCAAAAGCGCATTGAGTAACGCGGGCGGCCAGGCACTGAAAATCGGCTGTTGACGCAACCGTGCGGCCAAGTCGGAAAGTTCCACGCGGGCTCCGGAAGGTTTGCTGGATTCCGGGCCGCATTCTACACGCGCAAGGGCTGCCCCAAAAACTTGACACAGATCAAGGACGCCACCATGCCAGCGGCGCAGACTCGTTCCTGCCGTTTGCGGCAAGGCTAGGCAGCATTACAGGAGCGAACTATGACCATCGACATCGATTTGATCAAAAGCAGCGGTAAGGCCGTACAGGATCTGGGGGTGCAGGTCGCCCAGCACTTTTACGACACCATGTTCAGCCACTACCCGGAAGTCCGCAAGATGTTCCCCGGCGACATGAGCGAACAACGGGTTCGTTTGTTCCATTCCGTCATTCTCATCGCCAGCAACATCGACAATACCGATATGCTGGTTCCCTACCTCAAGGAGTTGGGGGTGGGACACATCCGCTACGATACCCGTCCTGAGCACTATCCCATCGTCGGCAAAAGTCTGCTGCTGACCCTCAAGCACTTCTTGGGACCGGCTTGGACGACGGCCATGGCGGAATCCTGGATCGAAGCCTATAACCTTGCCTCGACCATCTGCATCCAGGCGGCCGCCGAGGCCATGGCCCCGGAGCGTTACGTGCCCCTGGTCCTGGACGATGTTCCCCCGGTCACGCAGTGAGCCCTCCCGCGTAAATCGGATGCGCTGGGTCCAGCCACGGGCCCAGCCCTAAAAACCCAGGAGTTTTTCATGGAACATGAGGTCATTCTGGAGCCGTCCGGGCACCGTCTGCAGGTGCGGGAAGATCAATGCATCGTCGAGGCCGCCCTGGAGCAGGGCGTGGCCATCCACCACGGCTGCGGCAACGGCTCCTGCGGCGACTGCAAAGGACGGATCCTCAGCGGCGAGGGTGTGCAACTCCCGTTCATGCCGCTTCTGCTCACGCCGGAAGAGCGCGTCCATAAGCAGGCCATCCTTTGTAAACTCCAACCCCGCAGCGCCATGCGCATCGAAGCACAGGTGGATGGTGCTACCGAGCTGTGGACCGGGACGGTGATTTCCCTCCAGCGTCTGGCCAACACGGTAATGGAACTACGTTTGCGCTGCGATCGCCCCTATCCCTTTCGCGCCGGCCAATACGCACGGATCGCGGTCCCTGGTCAGGCAGGGCAATGGCGCTCCTACTCCATGGCCAGCCTCCCCGACGAAGGCGAATTGGTCTTCCACATCCGTGCCGTGCCCAATGGGGCTTTCTCCGGATGGCTTTTCGAGCAGGCGCGGGTGGGGGATAGTCTCCAACTGGGTCCTGCTCAAGGGGAATTCATGCTCCAGAGGGATACGGAGCGGCCCTTGCTGTTGGTGGCCGCAGGCACGGGCCTGGCCCCCATCGAGGCTATCCTCAGGGAACGACGGCAACGGTCGTGGACGGCTCCCGTCTTCCTCTATTTCGGTACCCGACGCGTGGAAGATCTTTATCACCTGGACTATCTTCAGGAGCTGGCCATTTCCTGGCCCGATCTCCATCTGGAGGTCTGCTGCTCCGATCCCGCTTTTTCTGGTTTCGCCGGACCCCGGCGTCTTTTGCCCAGCGTAGCTGAGCGTGGTCCATGGTCCGAACACGAGGTCTATCTCTGCGGCAGCCCCGGCATGATCGAAGCCGCGGTGGACCTTCTACTCTCCCACGGCGTTTCCCATGAGCACATCCATTTTGACAGTTTTGCCCCCAGTGCCGGCTGAAATCTCAGGCGATATATGTCAAAGTGCCTGACCTTCAGTGTATGTGCGGTTCCGACTCGTCATGGGTTATTTCGCTCTTCGTCCCCATCCACCCTTCCGCCTGGACCTCACGGTTTGGGGATTGCGCCGTCAGGCCCACAATGCGATGGACGTCTGGGAGCAGGACGCCTACCTACGTACCTGGAACTATGGAGAGACACGGCTGGCCCTGCGCTTGTGGCAAACCCGAGGTGTGGAGGAGCCCATGCTCGAGGGAGAAATTTACGCAGGCCCCGATGACGACCGTGCCATCGCCTGGGTGTGCGAACGCCTGCAGTGGATTCTCGGCCTCGATCGTGACCTGACCCCCTGGTATGTCTTCGCGGCCGAGGACCCGCGCCTGGCGAGCCTCCGCGAGCGTTACCGAGGATTTCGCCCGCCGCGCTTTGACTCCCTCTATGAGGGACTCATCAATGCCGTCGCCTGCCAACAGGTGAGCCTGCAGGTAGGCATCCTCTTGCTCAATCGCTTGTGTCGGGTCTGCGAAGGGGATAGTGGGGGCCTAAATCAAACCCTTCTTTTTCCAACCCCCCAGCAACTTTTGGAGCAAGAGCCGGAGTTATTGCGAAGCCTGGGCTTCAGCCGGCAAAAAGTGCGGGGCTTACGCGCCGTGGCGGAGGCCGCCCGCGCTGGCGATTTGGACGAAAGGGCGTGGCAAGGAATGCCCACAGAAGCGATCCGGGACCGATTGACGCAGATTCCCGGAATTGGACGCTGGTCGGCGGAATATGTGCTTCTACGGGCCTTGGGCCGCCTCGATGTATTTCCCGGCGACGATGTAGGCGGACGCAAGGGTCTCCTACGCTGGCTCGGCGAAGACCCTGAAGGTGCAGGCTATGAGGAAACACTCAGATACTTAGCGCCTTGGTCGCCCTTCGCTGGTATGATCTACTTGCTCATGCTCCTGCGCCGACTCGAGGCCGGCAACCACATCCAGCCTAAGGAGTCCTTCACCCGCTAAACCCCACCGGGTGAGGAGCTCGCCATGCGACGCCGCTGCATGGCGGTGCCCAATTCCCTGGCCGTCTCTGGGTCGAGCAAGGCCTCGGCCAACGGAAAAATCTCCGTGTTCTCGCAAAGCAGGTGCGCCCGATTGCTGGACAGAAAAGGCTCCAGGCGTAGGGGACAAACTACACCCTTAGTCAGTACATGGCGCAAATCGCAGGCAAGGTCGTACCAGTTTTGCTCTAGCTCCGTATGTTGATGGCGCAAACGCTGCAGCGTGCTGCGCAAAGCAGCCGACAAACCGGGGTGAGCGAGCAACCAGGGAAAGAGCGTGGCCTCTTCGTCCATGTGGTGGGCCGGAGCGGCCTCGTCGAAGTAGCGCAGCACACGCATGGCTGCCTGCGCAAAATCCGCATCTGCGCCATGCTGCTCCAGGTGGGTGGGGAGACGTTCCAGCGTAAGCGCATGCCGCAGCATTTTTTCGTGGCAGGCACGCAGGAGCCCAATGGGGTCATGGAAGGATGGCGCTGGTGCAGGAAAAAAATCCATGATGACAAGTTCCTATGGTACAGGGACGGTGCAGGATTGCAGACGACGACAGGACCGTCCTTGACCCGCGTCAAGACCGTGGCGCGATCGCGAAGCCACTGCGTAACCGGGCGCAGTGTGGCTCACGGCGCCGGCAAACTGCGCAGGAAATCCGCCAGAACCAGTGCCCCATTGTGCGCCGTATCGTGGGCGGCGTAGAGCAGGAGCAGGGTATCCCCTTTGAACTGAGAGGTGAGGGCCGATACTGCCTCGGGGTGCGCCTGCAGTTCCGCTAGATACCGTTCGCGAAACTCGACCCAGCGTTCCGGATCGTGGTGAAACCACTGTCGTAACTTCGTTGATGGTGCGAGATCCTTGGTCCAATAATCCAGCGCCAGATCGGTTTTGCGCAGACCCCGGGGCCACAAGCGCTCGACCAAAACCCGATAGCCTTCGGGAAAAGGACGATCGTAGACTCGCCAAGGACGAATTTCCCGGCCACCCATGCGTTCTCTCCCGCCCCTATCCGGGGCCTGTCCCATGCGGATCAGCCCAGTGGCCCGCGCGTTTTTGACCAAGCCCGGCGTCCCCGCAACACGGCAATGAGGCCGGCGATGGCACACCGCGCCAGCTTCCGATCATGAAATTTTTCTTGCATCTTCCGCCTGGATGCAAATCGTCGATGTCCTTCTCCGAGCAGCGGGTAGTATCGTCGAGGCTGTACACATCGTCATGGCTCCACCAGTTCCGCAATGGCCGTTTGCTCCGCGACACTCTCCGTGCTCCTTTCCCTGGGCACTCGAGCAAGGATACTCCAGAGCGCAAGGACCAGAAAAATCCAGGCGGCAAGATAAAAAATCTCATTGAAAGCAAGCATGGCTGCGTGTTGGCGTATGGACTCCGCGAGGATACCGGGCAAATGCGCAAAGTGGCGCTGGGCAGTATTCCAGAAACTCAGATTACTGCCCCGAACCTCCACCAGAAAATGGCGGTGGAGGTCCAAGCGGCGTTCCCACAGAGCCGCCACCAACGGAATTCCCATGGCCTGACCGGTGCTGCGCAGAAGATTCAGCGTTAGGGCTGCGCGTTGTTCTGCGGGTCCGGAAAGTCCCCACAGACCAATGCGTGCCCAGGAGCCAAAGGCCCCGCCAAGACCCAAACCCACCAGCATGGGTGGCTCGGCGATACTGCTTGGTGAAACCGGCAGGTCGTAACTGCAGAGCCAGAAGGCACCTGCGGCCAGAAGGAGCAGAGACGCCACGGCCAGGGGGCGCGGGTCGAATCGCCCAAGGTACCAGTGGGTGAAGGTGGCGCCGACAGGCGCAAAAATGGCCAGGCTCAGAAGTATCTCACCGATAGCGCGGGCACTGTAGCCAAAGCTCAACTGATACTGAACAATGAGCAAGGCCAAGGTACCCTGGAACACCAAGGCGGTCACAAAAATCCCGATGGCCGCCACCCGAAAATTGGCGTAGCGAAAACTTCCCAGATCCACTGCAGGCAAGCGCTGTCGGCGTAGCCACCAAATTGCTGTCAGGCCCAAGACCAGCGTGAGGGCGGCAAGCAGGCGAATCTCCGATGCACGCCACCAGTCGTCCTTGCTGCCAAGGTTGCAGAGCATTTCCAGACTCAGCAGGCTCGCTACCAAGAGGGCGTAGCCCAGCCAATCCATGGACGCCGGCTCCCCTTTGGCCGCGGGCGGTTCCCACAGCCAGATCCCGAGAAAGCTCAGGAGCAGTACCGGTAAATTGAGTGTGAACAGCCAGCGCCAGCCCCAGCTATCCACGATCCAGCCACCCAAAAATGGCCCGAGGGCAAAGGGCGTAATGGCGGCCAAGCCCCACAGGAACAAGCCGAAGCTACGGGCATCGCTGTGGTAGTGGCGGAGGAGGATGTTGAGGGAAAGGGGGATGCTCAGGCCGCCCGCAAGACCGGCGACGATTCGAGCGGCCAGAAACGGCAGGTAATCTCGGGTGGTGGCACTTACGAATGAGGCGAGGAAGATGGTTGCCAGGCAAAAAAGCAGCCCGTTGCGGTCACCATGACGTTGGCTGACCCAGCGTCCAAGGGGCAGACCCAAACCCAGAGCCAAAAAGTAGAGATCTTGGCTCCAATCGCCATAAAGGGGATTGCGTCCCAACGAACCAATGATACGTGGGATCATGGGTAGATAGGCGCCGCCATTGAACAGTACCAGAAAATGTTCGAGGCCAATGGCCACGTTCAGGGCCAAAAAGCGATCTGGAGCAGAGTGTATGCCGGCTAGCCGCCGACGATAGAGGAAACGCACGTTTTGCCGCCGGGAGAAAAACAATGCTCGAAGCCTAGCAAAGGGGTGCCTTAGGCACAATAAACGGAGTGAACGAGATGCTCGTTCATAGGTCCGCGGTGACTCATAATCCGTCGGCCGTCGCAGTGTATATCCAAAAGATAGATGCTATCCGCGATCCGCTGCCGAAGTTCGAAGTGGTTTTCAACCTCTTTACTTTGGCGCAAGCATTGAAGCCAATGCCCATCGACCGGGAGTGGTTGTCCGTCTCCAGATAGCGGAGTGCTTGTATGACTGGTTGGAGTATTATGTTGAACAAAGAGTCTGCTGCATCGTCAGAAATAATGGATGGGGAATGAAAGCAGCGCCAAATTAAGCGTATATTATCTCCCATCATTGTTCTCCAAAACATAATGATTTTCCTGTATTTTTACCCCGCGTCTGCGTAGAGGTAGCGTATAGATGCTGTCTTTCATGAACATGCGACGTACAGCGAAAGCGCTTACAGCAGTGAGTATTGCCGGGAGCAGCGCAGCATAATTTCCAGTCAATTCTATGACCATTATCGGCGCACTCAGGAGAGCGCCAGTGCTGGCAGCAATCATACCTGCCATTCCACATAGGCCTATCGTACCCATTAAGTGCGGTGATAGTACATGCCATTGTGTTAGGCAATATCCGTAAAGCATAGCAATGGCAGCACCAATGAATAACGAGGGTGAGAAGATACCCCCCGATCCACCCGAGCCGATGGTAAGGCTGGTAGCTATGAGCTTCAAAACGAGGAGTATAAGCAAAACGTTGGTATCGGTGAGTGTGCCACGGAGGATATCGCCGGTACCGACATAGCTACCGCCAATCAAATAATAATGTCCGGTAACTGCAAGGCTCAGCAAAAGCAGTAGGCCTACCAGGAA from Acidithiobacillus caldus ATCC 51756 carries:
- a CDS encoding MFS transporter — protein: MRFLYRRRLAGIHSAPDRFLALNVAIGLEHFLVLFNGGAYLPMIPRIIGSLGRNPLYGDWSQDLYFLALGLGLPLGRWVSQRHGDRNGLLFCLATIFLASFVSATTRDYLPFLAARIVAGLAGGLSIPLSLNILLRHYHSDARSFGLFLWGLAAITPFALGPFLGGWIVDSWGWRWLFTLNLPVLLLSFLGIWLWEPPAAKGEPASMDWLGYALLVASLLSLEMLCNLGSKDDWWRASEIRLLAALTLVLGLTAIWWLRRQRLPAVDLGSFRYANFRVAAIGIFVTALVFQGTLALLIVQYQLSFGYSARAIGEILLSLAIFAPVGATFTHWYLGRFDPRPLAVASLLLLAAGAFWLCSYDLPVSPSSIAEPPMLVGLGLGGAFGSWARIGLWGLSGPAEQRAALTLNLLRSTGQAMGIPLVAALWERRLDLHRHFLVEVRGSNLSFWNTAQRHFAHLPGILAESIRQHAAMLAFNEIFYLAAWIFLVLALWSILARVPRERSTESVAEQTAIAELVEP
- a CDS encoding globin domain-containing protein, with product MTIDIDLIKSSGKAVQDLGVQVAQHFYDTMFSHYPEVRKMFPGDMSEQRVRLFHSVILIASNIDNTDMLVPYLKELGVGHIRYDTRPEHYPIVGKSLLLTLKHFLGPAWTTAMAESWIEAYNLASTICIQAAAEAMAPERYVPLVLDDVPPVTQ
- a CDS encoding DUF488 domain-containing protein gives rise to the protein MGGREIRPWRVYDRPFPEGYRVLVERLWPRGLRKTDLALDYWTKDLAPSTKLRQWFHHDPERWVEFRERYLAELQAHPEAVSALTSQFKGDTLLLLYAAHDTAHNGALVLADFLRSLPAP
- a CDS encoding 2Fe-2S iron-sulfur cluster-binding protein; protein product: MEHEVILEPSGHRLQVREDQCIVEAALEQGVAIHHGCGNGSCGDCKGRILSGEGVQLPFMPLLLTPEERVHKQAILCKLQPRSAMRIEAQVDGATELWTGTVISLQRLANTVMELRLRCDRPYPFRAGQYARIAVPGQAGQWRSYSMASLPDEGELVFHIRAVPNGAFSGWLFEQARVGDSLQLGPAQGEFMLQRDTERPLLLVAAGTGLAPIEAILRERRQRSWTAPVFLYFGTRRVEDLYHLDYLQELAISWPDLHLEVCCSDPAFSGFAGPRRLLPSVAERGPWSEHEVYLCGSPGMIEAAVDLLLSHGVSHEHIHFDSFAPSAG
- a CDS encoding DNA-3-methyladenine glycosylase family protein: MGYFALRPHPPFRLDLTVWGLRRQAHNAMDVWEQDAYLRTWNYGETRLALRLWQTRGVEEPMLEGEIYAGPDDDRAIAWVCERLQWILGLDRDLTPWYVFAAEDPRLASLRERYRGFRPPRFDSLYEGLINAVACQQVSLQVGILLLNRLCRVCEGDSGGLNQTLLFPTPQQLLEQEPELLRSLGFSRQKVRGLRAVAEAARAGDLDERAWQGMPTEAIRDRLTQIPGIGRWSAEYVLLRALGRLDVFPGDDVGGRKGLLRWLGEDPEGAGYEETLRYLAPWSPFAGMIYLLMLLRRLEAGNHIQPKESFTR
- a CDS encoding Crp/Fnr family transcriptional regulator, encoding MELSDLAARLRQQPIFSAWPPALLNALLPSTHMENWEDGALLFVEQSPAADFFWLESGVVELVSSSAEGKEKVVEIMQAGDLFAEGVAFMGGRYPVSARCSGAVRVLRIPFAPVVATLDANPQLMRRILAQLSMRLHFLVKELRQFSVQSADARVANYLLELGQTAEARPGWVTLPAKKATIAGRIGITPETLSRVLRRLREAGIIAIEGRHLRILDMDILKQRACG
- the guaA gene encoding glutamine-hydrolyzing GMP synthase produces the protein MSERILILDFGSQFTQLIARRIREAQVYCEIHPYNLSLAAIRAWQPSGIVLSGGPSSVADADAPLVDAELFALGVPVLGICYGLQLMTHLLGGRVAKSDHREYGRARLEILEAEGPFQSLVAGGTEEVWMSHGDRIETLPEGFVAIGRSPGSPLAAIAHRQRRLFGVQFHLEVAHTPAGAQMLTDFVRGVCGCNGQWTMHSYSESAIAAVRAQVGQGRVISALSGGVDSAVASILVHRAVGEQLHCIFVDNGLLRFGEVEQVSQVFRQYFHIPLHVVDARARFLDALAGVTDPERKRKIIGNLFIEVFDEEAKALGGADFLVQGTLYPDVIESVSFKGPSATIKSHHNVGGLPERMRLQLVEPLRELFKDEVRELGRELGMPEEIVRRQPFPGPGLAIRCLGEVTGPRLDVLRRADRIVQEEIREAGYYDRVWQAFAVLLPVRSVGVMGDGRTYEETLAIRAVESSDGMTADWAHLPHELLARMSTRIINEVAGVNRVVYDISSKPPATIEWE
- the guaB gene encoding IMP dehydrogenase translates to MQLIGEALTFDDVLLVPAHSAVLPREVAIGTRLSRHLSLNVPLVSAAMDTVTDAAMAICMAQEGGIGIIHKNMTAEEQAAAVRRVKKFEAGVIKDPITTKADVSIREVLLLMAQHGISGVPVVDGNRLEGIVTHRDLRFETRMEAPVRSVMTPRERLVTVPEGTSLEATKALLHQHRIEKILVVNDQFELRGLITVKDIRKATEHPLACRDSQGRLLVGAAVGVGAGTEERVRALVAAGVDVLVVDTAHGHSQGVLDRVRWIKEQFPGVDVIGGNIATAEAALDLVAAGADGVKVGIGPGSICTTRIVAGVGVPQITAISDVAKALADSDVPLIADGGVRFSGDFAKALAAGAHSVMVGGLLAGTDEAPGEIELYQGRSFKAYRGMGSLGAMQQGSADRYFQENSANPEGPKLVPEGVEGRVPYKGPAAGVIHQLLGGLRASMGYLGAADLQTLRQKARFIKITQAGVRESHVHDVHITKEAPNYRVE
- a CDS encoding hemerythrin domain-containing protein; its protein translation is MDFFPAPAPSFHDPIGLLRACHEKMLRHALTLERLPTHLEQHGADADFAQAAMRVLRYFDEAAPAHHMDEEATLFPWLLAHPGLSAALRSTLQRLRHQHTELEQNWYDLACDLRHVLTKGVVCPLRLEPFLSSNRAHLLCENTEIFPLAEALLDPETARELGTAMQRRRMASSSPGGV